In Campylobacter massiliensis, the DNA window GCAGGCTTCGGATAGTGCAGCAGAAGTGGTGGTTTTTTATCTCTTTTTAGGAAAGAGTAATTTAAATTTGGAGCAAATCTATACGGCGATTTAGTATTTTTCGAGTTTGAAATTTTCCAGATGCGCTTTATAAGCACCATAAAAACGGCAACTCAAAAAAAGAGGATAAAAAATATCCGCTTTAAGCTTTCTTTGAAGAGCAAGATTATATAATTCTCATTTTAACGATAGTAGTTATTAATATTAAATATTGAGGAGAAGAAATGAAAAAAATCATTTCAGGTGCGCTAGCCACGTCATTGCTGGCTGCTTCGGCATTTGCTTTTAGTGTAGATGGCAACCCTAGCGTCAAATTCGTTGGTTATAAGTTAGCTAACAAAACAGCCGTCGAGGGTACGTTTAAAGATCTTGGCTTTAAAAGCGCGGAAAACGCAAATTTTGCCGATTTTCTAAAAACCTTTGAGTTTAACATCGATCCTAAAAATATCGATACAAAGTTGCCCGATCGCGACAAACGTGTCGGTATGATCTTTGACGGCAACGCAATAACAGCTAAAATCGTATCCGTAAGCGGCGACGAAAAAGCGGGCGAAGCTGAAGTCGAAGTTAGCGTAAAAGGAAACTCAAAGTCTTACAAAACGCAGTATACGGTGGAAGATGGTAAACTAAAGGCTAAAATCGGCATTGACTTGTTGGCTGATTTGAAACTCAATGAGACATTTGAAAAATACGCGGCTTCAGCCAAGCCTTTTCATGGTGGCAAAAGCTATCCGGATGTAGAAATCTCACTCGAAGCTAAAATAAAATAATCCTTAAATTCGGCGCTTAAAGATCTGCTTGCGCCGAATTTTCTACTTTATTATTATTTTTTATTCCGTAATGCCGAAAAATCGATAACTTAAGATATAATGAGCCGTAAAATTTAATTAAGGCGAAAAAATGACGACGAAAGAAAATAAAAAAGGGGCGGTAAGCGCGCTATTTTTGGCGGTTGCGCTGTTTGCGGCGGGGTGTGCGGGATATTTTTATTACGGCATAGGCGGGACGGGCGTTTTTACGATGGTCGTTGCCGTGATCTGCGCCGTTTTTTGCGTGAAAAAGATATTTCAGGTTAGCTTTCTAAGCATCGATGACGACGGGTTTTTGGTGCAAAAAGGCGGCAAGAACGCCAAATTTTACTTTAAAGATATCGAAGAGATCGGCGTTCGTATGGTCGACGCCAAGCGCAAAATCGACGTTTTAAACGTGAGGTTTAAAAGAGGCAAACTAGACCGCGACGCGGCTGATGGCCTCATGCAGCCTATCGGCGACGATGACGCCGTGATATACGACAAATACGAGCTATCCAAGCACGAGGTTTTTAAAATTTTAAAGCAGAAATTTGAGGCGTTAAACGCGCAAAAAAGCGAAAATAAGAAAAAGTAAAATTTGGCTAGGCCCGCTGGAGTCAAATTTGATTTTTAGCTTTAGTGACCCAAATTTGCGAATTTGACCGAAATTTGAGTCAAACCCGCAAGGCTAAATTTATTTATTAAAATACGCCGCGAGCGCGCTTAGCCAAACAAACAGAGCTATTATCCAAGACATCGTCCACGGCGTACCCGCGGAAAACGCCGCAAGCATCGCACAAAAAACGGTAAAAAGTAAAAGGATGCCGCTGCCGTATTGCAACGAGCCTATGAGCGCAGCGGCCGAGCCTTTCATCTCCTGCGGCACGCTATCAAGAGCGGCGGCATTGGAGCAAGAAGCGATGATGCCGTTCATGCTAAAAACGAAAAACATCGGGATTATCACGCCAAGAACTCCGCCCGTTTTGAAAAACGCAAACGCAAATAGCACGCCGGTAGCAAGCGCGGCAACGAGCGTGGAGACTATGAGCAGGCGGTTTAGCGCATAGCGCTTTACCAGCTTTTTATTTACGAAACTTAGCGCCATGACGCCCACGATGTTTATGCCGAATAAAAATCCGTAGTATTTGCTAGGAATGCCGAAATAATCGATATAGACAAAGCCCGTGATAAAGGCATAGACGGCTACGTAGAAAAACGTCACGCTAAGAGTGTAGCGCATAAATTTGGCATCTTGTAATAATCTTAGATAGTTCCTAAAAGACGATACGATGGGCTTTGTGGAGCGCTTTTGCGACGGCAAGGTCTCCGGCAGAGAAAAAATCATCGCAAACATAATCGCGCTAGCTAGCGCCATCAGCCAAAATATCCCGTGCCAAGAGCCAAACTCCAGTATCGCGCCGCCCGGTAACGTACCCACTATCGGCGCTATCGCCATGATGATAACCAGCGTAGAGAGCATCTGTGCGGCCTGCGAGCTACCGAAAAGATCGCTGCATTTTACGATTTTGGCCCGGCTTAACATCGGTCCTACGCACGCGCCCACGGCCTGAAACACGCGCCAGAACACTACGCTAGCCATATTGTCCGACATCGCGCATCCTACTGATCCGATCGCAAAGAGCGCCATACCGATAAAAAGCGGGATTTTACGCCCGATCCTATCGCTGATAGGCCCCCATACGAGCTGCGCTATAGCAAAGCCGATCAAAAAGCCCGTTATCGTGAGCTCCGCATCGCCGTGCAGCTGCCGCTCCATCGTAGGCATAGCAGGTAGATATACGTCCGTAGATAGCGATGTACAAGCCATGAGCGCGCTTAGCACGACTAAAAAAGATAGTTAAGTTTTTGAAGAGTTCAAATTTTTCCTTTTGTTGTTATTTGAGTGGGCGCAGGGTTTGCGCGACTGGAGATTGACAGCTTTAAATTTGCTCAAATTTGTTTTGATAAAATTGGCGCGATTATAGCTAAATTTAAACGCTTTTCGGTGTGGAAGTTTAAATTAAATTTGATGTAAAATTTGAATGCTAGCGGTGCAAAATTTAAACTAGAAATTTAAATGCAGTAGAGCAAGGCGCAGTATTTTTGCCTTAATCAAGACGGATTTAAATTTTATGACGGAAGCGTATATGAAATACGTGACCGAGTAAAATTTAAATGCAAGATTATAAGGCAAAGTATCGTGAGATGATTTTAAATGTTTTGAAGTAAATTTCGTCCCAAGACTATACATGCAGTCTGTCGTAGAGCGAAAATTTCAAATCTATTTAAATATACCCACCAAATGAGGCGCAGTATTTTTTTGCTTAGACGAGGCGAAATTTGATTTTTAAGCGGGGCGTATATGTGATACGTGAGCACTAAAAATCAAATTTCAACGAAGTATTAAGTAGAAAAAGACAAGCCTTGCTATCTTACTTCATACCTCTCGCCAGGCTTCATTTCGATTATCTCCCACGGCAAGCCCTGCTTATTTAGCTCATCCATAAAAGGCTTGGCGTCGAAATTTTCCATATTAAAGACGCCTTTCCCGCTCCAAATGCCTTTTGCCACCATCATCGAGCCGATCATCGCAGGCACGCCCGTCGTGTAGCTCACCGCCTGCGCGCCCGTCTCGGCGTAGCAAGCCTCGTGGTCGCAGACGTTATAGATATAGACCTGGCGCTCTTTGCCGTCTTTTAGACCGCGTATCACGCAACCGATATTGGTTTTGCCTTTCGTGCGAGGGCCGAGCGACGCAGGATCAGGCAGTAGGGTCTTTAAAAATTGAATCGGAATTATTTTTACGCCGTTATGCTCGACCTCGTCGATGCGTAGCATGCCGACGTTTTCTAGACATTTCATGTGGGTTAGGTAGCTCTGTCCGAATGTCATGAAAAAGCGGATTCTCTTCAGCCCTTTGATGTTTTTAACAAGGCTTTCTAGCTCCTCGTGGTAGAGCAGGTAGCTATCTTTGACGCCGACTTTCGGGTAGTCCCATTTGAACATTATCTGCATCGGCTCGGTCTCTTTCCACTCGCCGCGCTCCCAGTAGCGGCCTTTTGCACTCACTTCACGTAAATTTATCTCTGGGTTGAAATTCGTCGCAAACGGATATCCGTGATCGCCCGCGTTGCAGTCTAAGATATCGATCTCATGGATCTCGTCAAAGAGATTTTGCTGTGCGTAGGCGCAAAATACGTTCGTCACACCCGGATCAAAGCCGCTTCCCAGCAGCGCCATCGTGTTTGCGGCTTTAAACTCGCCGTCCTTTGCCCACTGCAGCTTGTATTCAAATTTCGCGGTGTCGGGGTGCTCGTAGTTTGCGGTGTCGATGTATGGGATGCCGGTGCGAGAGCACGCGTCCATGAGGGTTAGGTCCTGGTACGGTAACGCGACGTTTAGTAGTAGCTCGGCGCCCGTTTTTTTGATGAGCGCGACTACAGCATCGGTGTCGTCCGCGTCGATCTGGGCGGTGTCGATAACGACACCCAAGCGGTCTTTGATAAATTTAGCGATCGCGTCGCATTTGCTTTTCGTGCGGCTAGCAAGGGTGATCTTGCTAAAAACGTCCGAGTTCATCGCACATTTTACGGTCGCGACTTGGCTCACGCCGCCCGCGCCTATGATTAAGATATTTGACATTTTGGCTCCTTTAAATTTTAAATTTAGCTGCAATTTTAGCAAATTTAAGATGAATTTTAAGAGGCTAGGTGTAATTAATCATAGAGTTTGGTTGTGGCGGGCGCGGAGCGCAAGCTCGCTCCAACAAGAGCGCCAAAAGCGGCACGCGCTAAAATTTTGCATAGTTAGCAGCATGTCGATTGACGGCGGCATGAGATTAAATTTACCAAATTAAATTTACCGCCTTGCATCGCGCAATAAAATTTATCTCAAATTCCATTTTTTAGTTTGAGGTAGATTGCATAAGAAATAAGCTTAAATTTTTAGGTTTAATTTTGTCGCTAAAATTTGAGCGCCTAAATTTATCCTAAAGCATATCAACGATGTATTATCAAGTTGACTTGTTTTGGGTATAATCAGCATATTTAAATCTAAAAAGCTACCGCAACCGAGTTAAAAAACTTGGTGGATTAGCGCCTGGCAAGAAAACGCAAAAAGAGGCAACAATGATTGAAAATGGCAAGCAAAGACCGAATGAAAAAGAGATAGAAGCCTTAACTCTTTTTTATAATAGATTTTATTTTTTATATGATGAAATTTCTAGTGAAAATTTCAAAACTCAAGAACCATGCTTTAGATTTTATAGGCTCAGAGAAGCATTTTTGGTATTTAAAGAGATTTCTAATTATGAACCAATTAAAGAATATTTAAAGTGGATGAAAAGAGGAGGACGACCTTTTTTTGAAGGAGTGATTGCCGATGATCTATTTAGTTTTATTAGAAACCTCTTATTGCACTTTCCTATTTTTGACACATGGGATGAAGTCTATATAAACAAAAGTCTTGCCACTTGGGATAAGGCTGGGCAAATAAATAAATTTCTCACCAAGGCAAAAGAATATAAAATTGATGATAAATCAGAGGTCAAATATAGAATATGGGAGACAAAAAAGAAGAAAATGACTTATTTTTCTGTTAAATTTCCCAGTGAATATAATGAAATAACAAATATTTATCTAAAAGATATAATCACAGAAGAGATGGGTATGAAATTTTGCGTGGCGCTAATGAGGCAGATAATTGATACTCAAATCGAGAATCCAGAAGAAGAAGACATAAAAATAATGTCACAAGTTTATTTGCCAAGAAATAATACTGATTTATGAGGCAATACGGGATAAAATTTGCTTTCAATCGTTACAATAGCGCGAAATTTTAAAGGAATTCTATGCGTCAAATTTTAATTTTTCTGCTTCCGATTTGGCTGTTTGGGATGAGCTGCGAGGAGGCGATAGAGCTTAGCGCCGAAGAGTTTATTAAGCCCGACCGCAACGCCACGGCTACTGCGCTAGCGAGTGAAAGGGCGGCGCAAATTTGCCTGGCTGAGTACGGCGAAGAGCATGAGAACACGATCATAGCATTAAACAACTCGGGCAGCTTTTTTATGTTTGCAGGCGAGCCGCAAAAGGCGCTCGCAGCTTATGAGCGCTCGCTAAAAATTTTACAAAAAGGGCTCGGCAAAGAGCACAAAGCGCTAGCAAAGTCCTATCACGGCGTAGCTATCGCACAGTCGGCATTGGGGAGATACGATGAAGCGATAGCGAATTTCGGCGCGGCGATCAGATGCTACGAGCTTGGCGGCAAGAAGATGCAAAAAGACCTGATGAGTTGCTGCGCGGGGTTTGGCGATACGCTCTATAAAATGGGCGATTTTAACGGCGCATACGTAAAACACGCCGTCGCGTTTAGAATTTACGAAGAGGTTTTCGGCGCTGATAGCGTAAATTTGCTGCGAGCCAAGTACTATGCGCTGATGGCGGGCGATCTGGCGGGACTCGGCAATAAAACGGAGGCTCTGCAAAACTACGAAAAAGCCCTTAAAGTCGCGGATAAAATTTTAGAAAAACGTAACGATAAACATGCAAAAAGCCTAAAAGCAGAGGTGGAAGCAAAGATAAAAGAGTTGTAAATTTAGCGATTGGATCTTGAGGCGGGCTAAATTTACGCCTCAAATTTGACTAAGCCGCGCCACTACTCGGCGTTTAATCGCTTTGCTACATTTGCCGCGCAAGCGAAAGCAAAATGCAGATTGTATCCGCCGAGCATCCCCGTTACGTTTAAGACTTCGCCGATGAAATAAAGCCCGCGAGTGTCGCCACGGCCGCAGTTTGCGTCTAGCGCGTCCGTGTCTACGCCGCCTTTTGTGACTTCGGCTCGCTCGAAGCCAAACGTCCCAGCAGGCGCAAATTCGTAAGCAAAGAGCCGCGAGATTTTCGCCGTCTCGTCCGCCTTGTACTCGCCGTAAGGCTTGTCGCTAAGCCCCGCCGCGCGTAAAAACTCGAGCGTAAATCGCCTAGGTAGCGGCAGGATAGTGCTGAGCTGTTTTTTGCTTTTTTGCGCGTTTTCGATGCTAAAATTCGGGCAAAAATTTATGGCGATTAAGCCCTTTTGCCAAAAAAGAGAAGCGTTTAGTACGGCCGGGCCGCTTATGCCTTTGTGCGTGAAAAGTATGTCGCCCTCGAATTCTCGCGGCATTTTTGGCTCGCGGTTTGCGGCGTCTTTGCCTGCGCAACCTACGCGGATGCGGGCTGGGAAGCAAACTCCGCTTAGATTTTTAAACCAAAACTCGTCTTTTTGCACGGTAAATCCTACGAGCGCGGGCGCGGGCGGGACGACTTTGATGCCGAAGCTTTGCGCTATTTCGTAGCCGATATCGCTTGCGCCTAGGCTTTTGTAGCTCAGTCCGCCGCTAGCTACGACGAGGTTTTTGGCGTAAAATTTATCTTCGTTTTCGGCGAGCACTTCAAAAATTTCAGTCTGCTTGGATGTAAAATTCTGCAAATTTTCGCTATCAAATTTTGTCTCTTCGGTAAGAGAGGCATCCAAAATTTTACCGTTTTCATCTGTCGAAATTTTCCTCGCACCCTTTACGCAAACGCCGCAAAATATTTGCGCTCCGCTTTGTCTAGCGCGTTTTAAAAGCACGCCCAAAACGTCTTTTGCGCCGCTTTCGCAGAAAAATTGGCTTTGTTTCTGCTCGTTAAATTTTAGCTCGCCGAAAAAATTTAAAACGTCTTTGAAGTCTAGATTTTTTATGATATTTTTGACGAAATTTGCGTCGCCGAGGTAGTTTGACGCGTCTATGCGGCGGTTTGTGACGTTACACCTGCCTCCGCCGCTAGCTAGGATTTTCTTGCCGGGAGTTGCGTTTTTTTCGAGTATGGCGACGCTTTTACCGCGTAAATTCGCCGCCAAAAATAGCCCTGCTGCGCCCGCTCCGATTATCAAAACGTCGTAAATTTTGCAAATTTTAGCCATCATAAAACCTTAAAATTTACGCGCGGCAAAGCTAGCTAAAATCAAAAA includes these proteins:
- a CDS encoding tetratricopeptide repeat protein, with amino-acid sequence MRQILIFLLPIWLFGMSCEEAIELSAEEFIKPDRNATATALASERAAQICLAEYGEEHENTIIALNNSGSFFMFAGEPQKALAAYERSLKILQKGLGKEHKALAKSYHGVAIAQSALGRYDEAIANFGAAIRCYELGGKKMQKDLMSCCAGFGDTLYKMGDFNGAYVKHAVAFRIYEEVFGADSVNLLRAKYYALMAGDLAGLGNKTEALQNYEKALKVADKILEKRNDKHAKSLKAEVEAKIKEL
- a CDS encoding molybdate transport repressor, with product MTTKENKKGAVSALFLAVALFAAGCAGYFYYGIGGTGVFTMVVAVICAVFCVKKIFQVSFLSIDDDGFLVQKGGKNAKFYFKDIEEIGVRMVDAKRKIDVLNVRFKRGKLDRDAADGLMQPIGDDDAVIYDKYELSKHEVFKILKQKFEALNAQKSENKKK
- a CDS encoding BaiN/RdsA family NAD(P)/FAD-dependent oxidoreductase encodes the protein MAKICKIYDVLIIGAGAAGLFLAANLRGKSVAILEKNATPGKKILASGGGRCNVTNRRIDASNYLGDANFVKNIIKNLDFKDVLNFFGELKFNEQKQSQFFCESGAKDVLGVLLKRARQSGAQIFCGVCVKGARKISTDENGKILDASLTEETKFDSENLQNFTSKQTEIFEVLAENEDKFYAKNLVVASGGLSYKSLGASDIGYEIAQSFGIKVVPPAPALVGFTVQKDEFWFKNLSGVCFPARIRVGCAGKDAANREPKMPREFEGDILFTHKGISGPAVLNASLFWQKGLIAINFCPNFSIENAQKSKKQLSTILPLPRRFTLEFLRAAGLSDKPYGEYKADETAKISRLFAYEFAPAGTFGFERAEVTKGGVDTDALDANCGRGDTRGLYFIGEVLNVTGMLGGYNLHFAFACAANVAKRLNAE
- a CDS encoding YceI family protein encodes the protein MKKIISGALATSLLAASAFAFSVDGNPSVKFVGYKLANKTAVEGTFKDLGFKSAENANFADFLKTFEFNIDPKNIDTKLPDRDKRVGMIFDGNAITAKIVSVSGDEKAGEAEVEVSVKGNSKSYKTQYTVEDGKLKAKIGIDLLADLKLNETFEKYAASAKPFHGGKSYPDVEISLEAKIK
- a CDS encoding saccharopine dehydrogenase family protein; translation: MSNILIIGAGGVSQVATVKCAMNSDVFSKITLASRTKSKCDAIAKFIKDRLGVVIDTAQIDADDTDAVVALIKKTGAELLLNVALPYQDLTLMDACSRTGIPYIDTANYEHPDTAKFEYKLQWAKDGEFKAANTMALLGSGFDPGVTNVFCAYAQQNLFDEIHEIDILDCNAGDHGYPFATNFNPEINLREVSAKGRYWERGEWKETEPMQIMFKWDYPKVGVKDSYLLYHEELESLVKNIKGLKRIRFFMTFGQSYLTHMKCLENVGMLRIDEVEHNGVKIIPIQFLKTLLPDPASLGPRTKGKTNIGCVIRGLKDGKERQVYIYNVCDHEACYAETGAQAVSYTTGVPAMIGSMMVAKGIWSGKGVFNMENFDAKPFMDELNKQGLPWEIIEMKPGERYEVR
- a CDS encoding multidrug effflux MFS transporter: MLSALMACTSLSTDVYLPAMPTMERQLHGDAELTITGFLIGFAIAQLVWGPISDRIGRKIPLFIGMALFAIGSVGCAMSDNMASVVFWRVFQAVGACVGPMLSRAKIVKCSDLFGSSQAAQMLSTLVIIMAIAPIVGTLPGGAILEFGSWHGIFWLMALASAIMFAMIFSLPETLPSQKRSTKPIVSSFRNYLRLLQDAKFMRYTLSVTFFYVAVYAFITGFVYIDYFGIPSKYYGFLFGINIVGVMALSFVNKKLVKRYALNRLLIVSTLVAALATGVLFAFAFFKTGGVLGVIIPMFFVFSMNGIIASCSNAAALDSVPQEMKGSAAALIGSLQYGSGILLLFTVFCAMLAAFSAGTPWTMSWIIALFVWLSALAAYFNK